A genomic segment from Stappia indica encodes:
- a CDS encoding VUT family protein, with amino-acid sequence MTQTRFAPAPFTLSQAVPAVLAMAVVVVASNILVQYPLEATLGGLNLADLLTWGAFTYPAAFLVTDLTNRRFGPSAARKVVLVGFALAVLLSIWLATPRIAVASGSAFLMAHLLDIAVFDRLRRFTWWLAPAVSSTLASILDTVLFFGLAFSLAATPLLGYGDEFATSSAPFLGVFSLELPRWLSWAAGDFTVKLLVAAALLLPYRLMLAVLLPAPAGGNANRA; translated from the coding sequence ATGACGCAGACCCGCTTCGCACCGGCACCCTTCACCCTTTCGCAGGCCGTCCCGGCGGTCCTTGCCATGGCGGTCGTCGTCGTCGCCTCCAACATCCTGGTCCAGTATCCGCTGGAAGCGACGCTGGGCGGGCTGAACCTTGCCGACCTGCTGACCTGGGGCGCCTTCACCTATCCGGCCGCCTTCCTCGTCACCGATCTCACCAACCGCCGCTTCGGCCCGAGCGCCGCACGCAAGGTCGTGCTGGTCGGCTTCGCGCTGGCCGTGCTGCTGTCGATCTGGCTTGCGACCCCGCGCATCGCGGTCGCCTCCGGCTCGGCCTTCCTGATGGCCCACCTGCTGGACATTGCCGTCTTCGACCGGCTGCGCCGCTTCACCTGGTGGCTGGCCCCGGCCGTCTCCTCGACGCTGGCCTCGATCCTCGACACGGTGCTGTTCTTCGGCCTCGCCTTCTCGCTCGCGGCGACCCCGCTGCTCGGCTATGGCGACGAGTTCGCCACCTCGTCCGCGCCCTTCCTCGGCGTCTTTTCCCTGGAACTGCCGCGCTGGCTGTCCTGGGCCGCCGGCGATTTCACGGTGAAGCTGCTGGTCGCCGCCGCCCTGCTCCTGCCCTACCGGCTGATGCTCGCGGTCCTGCTGCCTGCGCCGGCCGGCGGCAACGCCAACCGCGCCTGA
- the folD gene encoding bifunctional methylenetetrahydrofolate dehydrogenase/methenyltetrahydrofolate cyclohydrolase FolD produces MTAKLIDGKARAARLRGDVREAVSALKAGHGVMPGLAVVLVGEDPASQVYVANKVRQTEECGMRSIEHRLPAETPEAELLDLVARLNADPEVDGILVQMPLPAQIDTDKVVLAIDPAKDVDGLHPTNAGRIVLGRPGLVPCTPKGCVMLASEAHGGDLSGLDAVVLGRSILVGKPVALLLQNANCTVTMAHSRTRDIADLCRRADILVAAVGRPQMVRGDWVKPGATVIDVGINRVPAPERGEGKTRLVGDVAFDEAVKVAGAITPVPGGVGPMTIACLLANTVQAACARRGLPAPAL; encoded by the coding sequence ATGACTGCAAAGCTGATCGACGGCAAGGCGCGGGCGGCGCGCCTGCGCGGCGATGTGCGCGAGGCCGTTTCCGCGCTGAAGGCCGGTCACGGCGTGATGCCCGGCCTTGCGGTGGTGCTGGTCGGCGAGGACCCGGCGAGCCAGGTCTATGTCGCCAACAAGGTGCGCCAGACCGAGGAATGCGGCATGCGCTCGATCGAGCACCGGCTGCCGGCGGAGACGCCCGAGGCGGAGCTGCTGGATCTGGTGGCGCGGCTCAATGCGGACCCGGAGGTCGACGGCATCCTGGTGCAGATGCCGCTGCCGGCGCAGATCGACACGGACAAGGTGGTGCTGGCCATCGACCCGGCCAAGGATGTCGACGGGCTGCACCCGACCAATGCCGGGCGGATCGTGCTCGGCCGGCCGGGCCTGGTACCCTGCACGCCGAAGGGCTGCGTGATGCTGGCGAGCGAGGCGCATGGCGGGGATCTCTCCGGCCTCGACGCGGTGGTGCTCGGCCGCTCGATCCTGGTCGGCAAGCCGGTTGCGCTGCTGCTGCAGAACGCCAATTGCACGGTGACCATGGCGCATTCGCGCACGCGCGACATCGCCGACCTGTGCCGGCGCGCCGATATTCTGGTCGCGGCCGTCGGCCGGCCGCAGATGGTGCGCGGCGACTGGGTGAAGCCGGGGGCGACGGTGATCGATGTCGGCATCAACCGGGTGCCGGCGCCCGAGCGCGGCGAGGGCAAGACGCGGCTCGTCGGCGACGTCGCCTTCGACGAGGCGGTGAAGGTCGCCGGGGCGATCACCCCGGTGCCGGGCGGCGTCGGGCCGATGACCATCGCCTGCCTGCTGGCCAACACCGTGCAGGCGGCCTGTGCCCGCCGGGGGCTGCCCGCCCCGGCGCTGTAA
- a CDS encoding DUF167 family protein, with protein sequence MTGDAETAWSVTRDGVRLAVRATPRAARDGIDGVTRLSDGRAVLCVRVRAVADKGAANAAVASVLAAELGLAKRDVRLTAGATARLKTFLLGARDDADAQAIAARLADIAGSGRLE encoded by the coding sequence ATGACCGGCGATGCGGAGACGGCGTGGAGCGTGACGCGGGACGGGGTGCGCCTTGCGGTGCGGGCAACGCCGCGCGCCGCGCGCGACGGCATCGACGGGGTGACGCGGCTGTCCGACGGGCGGGCCGTGCTCTGCGTGCGGGTGCGGGCGGTCGCCGACAAGGGCGCGGCCAATGCGGCCGTCGCCAGCGTGCTGGCCGCCGAACTCGGCCTTGCGAAGCGCGACGTGCGGCTGACCGCGGGCGCGACGGCGCGGCTCAAGACGTTTCTCCTTGGCGCCCGCGATGACGCGGATGCGCAAGCGATTGCCGCTCGCCTTGCCGACATCGCCGGCAGCGGGCGGCTAGAGTAA
- a CDS encoding YggT family protein: MRAILDVIFLILNLYTWVIIASAIFSWLYAFNVINSRNQFVAMIGQVLYNLTEPLLRPIRRYVPSMGGLDLSPIILLLGIFLLQRVLAYYVYPNVF, encoded by the coding sequence ATGCGTGCCATCCTCGACGTGATCTTCCTCATCCTCAATCTCTATACGTGGGTGATCATCGCCAGCGCGATCTTCTCCTGGCTCTATGCCTTCAACGTGATCAACTCGCGCAACCAGTTCGTCGCGATGATCGGGCAGGTGCTCTACAACCTGACCGAACCCTTGCTGCGGCCGATCCGCCGCTATGTGCCGTCGATGGGCGGGCTCGACCTGTCGCCGATCATCCTGCTGCTCGGCATCTTCCTGCTGCAGCGGGTGCTGGCCTATTACGTCTATCCCAACGTCTTCTGA